One stretch of Xanthomonas sp. DAR 35659 DNA includes these proteins:
- a CDS encoding TolC family protein — protein MWLRLAAVAVFAVAPCAWAQAVPPDAVLTLDDAVARVARSHPDLRLADGQRRVLAAEAERDALRPPLRLGADLENAFGSGETRGLDQAELTVSLAGVLERGGKLDARRTLAQARIDALAPQRELARLDLLAEVARRYLAIAAAAQRQAITSADVAQRQRAVAAARQRLQAGASPESVLLTTQALQARAELDRDRAQQEHAAARRHLSVLWGERDPAFASVAGDPLALPAVPEFGALAALLDATPDLARFAGEARVREARLRLARSQARPDLDWQIGVRRLQDGDATALIAGVSLPLGSAARAQPEIRAAEAERDLLGVERETQALALYSTLADAHGRYRAAQLEVARMREDVLPKLARAETAAERAYRGGAISYLEWAQLQAQHGDARRQQLAAAIEAQTALIEIQRLTGQPFVIAHAAAPAASASPPIFRDPAPAAGLHQDSPR, from the coding sequence ATGTGGTTGCGACTGGCGGCTGTTGCCGTCTTCGCGGTCGCGCCCTGCGCGTGGGCGCAGGCCGTGCCGCCCGATGCTGTGCTGACCCTGGACGACGCGGTTGCCCGCGTCGCCCGCTCCCATCCCGACCTGCGCCTGGCCGACGGCCAGCGCCGCGTGCTCGCCGCCGAGGCCGAGCGCGACGCCCTGCGCCCGCCGTTGCGCCTGGGCGCCGACCTGGAGAACGCCTTTGGCAGCGGCGAAACGCGCGGCCTGGACCAGGCCGAACTGACCGTCAGCCTGGCCGGCGTGCTCGAACGCGGCGGCAAGCTCGACGCACGCCGCACCCTGGCGCAGGCGCGCATCGATGCGCTGGCGCCGCAGCGCGAACTGGCGCGCCTGGACCTGCTCGCCGAGGTCGCGCGCCGCTATCTGGCGATCGCCGCGGCGGCGCAGCGCCAGGCCATCACCAGCGCCGACGTGGCCCAGCGCCAGCGCGCGGTGGCCGCGGCGCGGCAGCGGCTGCAGGCCGGTGCCTCGCCCGAATCGGTGCTGCTGACCACGCAGGCGCTGCAGGCCCGCGCCGAACTGGACCGCGACCGCGCGCAGCAGGAGCATGCCGCCGCGCGCCGCCATCTGTCGGTGCTGTGGGGCGAGCGCGATCCGGCGTTCGCCAGCGTGGCGGGCGATCCGTTGGCGCTGCCGGCGGTGCCGGAGTTCGGCGCCTTGGCCGCGCTGCTCGACGCCACCCCGGACCTGGCCCGCTTCGCCGGCGAGGCGCGGGTGCGCGAGGCGCGGCTACGGCTGGCGCGCAGCCAGGCGCGGCCCGACCTGGACTGGCAGATCGGCGTGCGCCGGCTGCAGGACGGCGACGCCACCGCGCTGATCGCCGGGGTCTCGCTGCCGCTGGGTAGCGCGGCGCGCGCGCAGCCGGAGATCCGCGCCGCCGAGGCCGAGCGCGACTTGCTCGGCGTGGAGCGCGAGACGCAGGCGCTGGCGCTGTATTCCACCCTCGCCGATGCGCACGGCCGCTACCGCGCCGCGCAACTGGAAGTGGCGCGCATGCGCGAGGACGTGCTGCCGAAGCTGGCCCGCGCCGAGACCGCCGCCGAGCGCGCCTATCGCGGCGGCGCGATCAGCTACCTGGAGTGGGCGCAGTTGCAGGCGCAGCACGGCGACGCGCGGCGGCAACAGCTCGCCGCGGCGATCGAGGCGCAGACCGCGCTGATCGAGATCCAGCGCCTGACCGGCCAGCCCTTCGTGATCGCGCACGCCGCAGCGCCGGCCGCTTCCGCATCCCCGCCCATCTTCCGAGACCCGGCGCCCGCCGCCGGTCTCCATCAGGACTCCCCACGATGA
- a CDS encoding efflux RND transporter permease subunit encodes MLDRLIRFAIAQRWLMLALTGVLIAIGAWSFSRLPIDATPDITNVQVQVNTAAPGYSPLEAEQRVTFPLETVLAGLPGLESTRSLSRYGLSQVTAVFADGTDLYFARQQVAERLQQVKSQLPPDLEPQLGPIATGLGEIFMYTVEARPNARKPDGTAWTATDLRTLQDWVVRPQLRNVPGVTEVNTIGGYARQIHITPDPARLVALGFTLDDVARAVEANNRNAGAGYIERNGQQFLVRVPGQVNGIDEIGAIVLDRREGVPIRVRDVAQVGEGPELRTGAATLDGGEVVLGTVFMLVGANSRTVAQAAAARLEQANRSLPAGVRAVPVYDRTALVDRTIATVAKNLVEGALLVIVVLFLLLGNFRAALITAAVIPLAMLFTLTGMVRGGVSGNLMSLGALDFGLIVDGAVIIVENCLSRFGQAQQRLGRVLSAAERFELTAQATAEVIRPSLFGVGIIAAVYLPVFALTGIEGKMFHPMAITVVLALTGAMLLSLTFVPAAIALSLGGKVSEHENRAMRWARRLYAPLLDGALRHARWIGAGAMALVLLCAALATRLGTEFIPSLDEGDIALHAMRIPGTSLEQALRMQATLERRIVRFPEVAHVFGKLGTAEVATDPMPPSVADTFLIMKPRAQWPNPRKPKAQLLAEIEAAVEQLPGNNYEFTQPIQMRMNELISGVRADVAIKLYGDDLDTLVRVGQRVEAVAGTVPGAADVKLEQATGLPMLAVLPDRAALAGYGLNPGVVQDTVAAAVGGQDAGQLFEGDRRFDIVVRLPEALRQDPAALADLPIPLRGDAERGDADESSRAPGWRSGAPITVPLREVAKVETVLGPNQINREDGKRRIVITANVRDRDLGGFVAELQQRVAAEVELPSGYWIGYGGTFEQLISAGQRLAWVVPATLLLIFALLYWSFGSLRDAAIVFSGVPLALTGGVIALALRGIPLSISAGVGFIALSGVAVLNGLVMIAFVRKLRADGLGLEQALREGALARLRPVLMTALVAALGFVPMAFNVGAGSEVQRPLATVVIGGIVSSTLLTLLVLPVLYRWLHRREDAAAASAPADAPTLAR; translated from the coding sequence ATGCTCGATAGGCTCATTCGCTTCGCCATCGCGCAGCGCTGGCTGATGCTCGCGCTGACCGGGGTGCTGATCGCGATCGGCGCCTGGAGTTTCTCGCGGCTGCCGATCGACGCCACGCCGGACATCACCAACGTGCAGGTGCAGGTCAATACCGCAGCGCCGGGCTACTCGCCGCTGGAGGCCGAACAGCGCGTCACCTTCCCGCTGGAGACGGTGCTGGCCGGCTTGCCGGGCCTGGAATCCACGCGCTCGCTGTCGCGCTACGGGCTGTCGCAGGTCACCGCGGTGTTCGCCGACGGCACCGACCTGTACTTCGCGCGGCAGCAGGTGGCCGAACGGCTGCAGCAGGTGAAGTCGCAGTTGCCGCCGGACCTGGAGCCGCAACTCGGGCCGATCGCCACCGGCCTGGGCGAGATCTTCATGTACACGGTCGAGGCCAGGCCGAACGCGCGCAAGCCCGACGGCACGGCGTGGACCGCCACCGACCTGCGCACGCTGCAGGACTGGGTGGTGCGGCCGCAGTTGCGCAACGTGCCCGGCGTCACCGAGGTCAACACCATCGGCGGCTACGCGCGGCAGATCCACATCACCCCGGATCCGGCGCGGCTGGTCGCGCTCGGCTTCACCCTGGACGACGTGGCGCGCGCGGTGGAGGCCAACAACCGCAACGCCGGCGCCGGCTACATCGAGCGCAACGGCCAGCAGTTCCTGGTGCGGGTGCCGGGGCAGGTGAACGGCATCGACGAGATCGGCGCGATCGTGCTGGATCGGCGCGAAGGCGTGCCGATCCGGGTGCGCGACGTGGCCCAGGTCGGCGAGGGACCGGAGCTGCGCACCGGCGCCGCCACCCTGGACGGCGGCGAGGTGGTGCTGGGCACGGTGTTCATGCTGGTCGGCGCCAACAGCCGCACGGTGGCGCAGGCGGCGGCGGCCCGGCTGGAGCAGGCCAACCGCAGCCTGCCGGCCGGCGTGCGCGCGGTGCCGGTGTACGACCGCACCGCCTTGGTCGACCGCACCATCGCCACCGTCGCCAAGAACCTGGTCGAGGGCGCGCTGCTGGTGATCGTGGTGCTGTTCCTGCTGCTGGGCAACTTCCGCGCGGCGCTGATCACCGCCGCGGTGATCCCGCTGGCGATGCTGTTCACCCTCACCGGCATGGTCCGCGGCGGCGTGTCCGGCAACCTGATGAGCCTGGGCGCGCTGGATTTCGGCCTGATCGTGGACGGCGCGGTGATCATCGTGGAGAACTGCCTGAGCCGGTTCGGCCAGGCGCAACAGCGGCTGGGCCGCGTGCTCAGCGCGGCCGAGCGCTTCGAGCTGACCGCGCAGGCCACCGCCGAGGTGATCCGCCCCAGCCTGTTCGGCGTGGGCATCATCGCCGCGGTGTACCTGCCGGTGTTCGCGCTGACCGGCATCGAGGGCAAGATGTTCCATCCGATGGCGATCACCGTGGTGCTGGCGCTGACCGGCGCGATGCTGCTGTCGCTGACCTTCGTGCCGGCGGCGATCGCGCTCAGCTTGGGCGGCAAGGTATCCGAGCACGAGAACCGCGCGATGCGCTGGGCGCGGCGGCTCTATGCGCCGCTGCTGGACGGCGCGCTGCGCCACGCGCGCTGGATCGGCGCCGGCGCCATGGCGCTGGTCCTGCTGTGCGCCGCGCTGGCCACGCGGCTGGGCACCGAGTTCATCCCCAGCCTCGACGAGGGCGACATCGCCCTGCACGCGATGCGCATTCCCGGCACCAGCCTGGAGCAGGCGCTGCGCATGCAGGCCACGCTGGAGCGGCGGATCGTGCGCTTCCCGGAAGTGGCGCACGTGTTCGGCAAGCTCGGCACCGCCGAGGTCGCCACCGACCCGATGCCGCCATCGGTGGCCGACACCTTCCTGATCATGAAGCCGCGCGCGCAATGGCCCAATCCGCGCAAGCCCAAGGCGCAGTTGCTGGCCGAGATCGAGGCGGCGGTGGAACAGTTGCCGGGCAACAACTACGAGTTCACCCAGCCGATCCAGATGCGCATGAACGAGCTGATCTCCGGCGTGCGCGCCGACGTGGCGATCAAGCTCTATGGCGACGACCTGGACACGCTGGTGCGGGTCGGGCAGCGCGTCGAGGCGGTCGCCGGCACGGTGCCCGGCGCGGCCGACGTCAAGCTGGAACAGGCCACCGGCCTGCCGATGCTGGCGGTGCTGCCGGACCGCGCCGCGCTGGCCGGCTACGGACTCAATCCGGGCGTGGTGCAGGACACCGTGGCCGCCGCGGTGGGCGGCCAGGACGCCGGGCAACTGTTCGAGGGCGATCGCCGCTTCGACATCGTGGTGCGGCTGCCGGAAGCGCTGCGGCAGGACCCGGCGGCGTTGGCCGACCTGCCGATCCCGCTGCGCGGCGACGCCGAACGCGGCGACGCCGACGAGTCCAGCCGCGCGCCGGGCTGGCGCAGCGGCGCGCCGATCACCGTGCCGCTGCGCGAGGTGGCCAAGGTCGAAACGGTGCTGGGGCCGAACCAGATCAACCGCGAGGATGGCAAGCGTCGCATCGTGATCACCGCCAACGTGCGCGACCGCGACCTGGGCGGCTTCGTCGCCGAGCTGCAGCAGCGCGTCGCGGCCGAGGTGGAACTGCCCAGCGGCTACTGGATCGGGTATGGCGGCACCTTCGAGCAACTGATCTCGGCCGGGCAGCGCCTGGCCTGGGTGGTGCCGGCCACGCTGTTGCTGATCTTCGCGCTGCTGTACTGGTCGTTCGGCTCGTTGCGCGACGCGGCGATCGTGTTCAGCGGCGTGCCGCTGGCGCTGACCGGCGGCGTGATCGCGTTGGCGCTGCGCGGCATCCCGCTGTCGATCTCGGCCGGAGTCGGCTTCATCGCCCTGTCCGGGGTGGCGGTACTGAACGGGCTGGTGATGATCGCCTTCGTGCGCAAGCTGCGCGCGGACGGCCTGGGGCTGGAGCAGGCCCTGCGCGAAGGCGCGCTGGCGCGGCTGCGTCCGGTGCTGATGACCGCGCTGGTGGCGGCGCTGGGCTTCGTGCCGATGGCGTTCAACGTCGGCGCCGGCTCGGAGGTGCAGCGGCCGCTGGCGACGGTGGTGATCGGCGGCATCGTGTCCTCCACGCTGCTGACCCTGCTGGTGCTGCCGGTGCTGTACCGCTGGCTGCATCGGCGCGAAGATGCAGCCGCTGCGTCCGCCCCCGCGGATGCTCCGACGCTGGCGAGGTGA
- a CDS encoding efflux RND transporter periplasmic adaptor subunit: protein MTAFAPLLLALLLGGCAGDKNADAHDDSDAHGAEGEAHAEAARTGAHGGRLLEQDGLALELTIAEDGTPPVYQAWLYRDGKPLPPTAGSVEVRLARLGGATETHRLRARDDGSLLADSEVREPHSFDVEVRATVQGKALRWTYPSYEGRTRIAARIANEAGIRVAAVGPGSIADTHEVQGLLTPAEGAQAQATARFPGPVRSLRANVGDRVRAGQALATVESNLSLTTYTVVAPITGTVLARNASVGSAAGEGQALFEIADLSTLWVDLHIFGADAGHIAAGAPVTVTRISDGAIAQTTLERVLPGTATASQSTVARALLRNDDGLWRPGSAVKAQVTVAQQPAELVVAATAVQTLREQEVVFVRVGDAYEARPVRIGARDARQVQVLSGLQAGDMVVVEQSYLVKADIEKSGAAHEH from the coding sequence ATGACGGCGTTCGCGCCGTTGCTGCTGGCCCTGCTGCTCGGCGGCTGCGCCGGCGACAAGAACGCCGACGCCCATGACGACAGCGACGCGCACGGCGCCGAGGGCGAAGCCCACGCCGAAGCGGCGCGCACGGGCGCGCACGGCGGCCGTCTGCTCGAACAGGACGGCCTGGCGCTCGAACTGACGATCGCCGAGGACGGCACGCCGCCGGTCTACCAGGCCTGGCTGTACCGCGACGGCAAGCCATTGCCGCCCACCGCCGGCAGCGTCGAGGTGCGCCTGGCGCGCCTGGGCGGTGCCACCGAGACGCATCGCCTGCGCGCGCGCGACGACGGCAGCCTGCTGGCCGACAGCGAGGTGCGGGAGCCGCATTCCTTCGACGTGGAGGTGCGCGCCACGGTGCAGGGCAAGGCGCTGCGCTGGACCTATCCCAGCTACGAGGGCCGCACCCGGATCGCGGCCAGGATCGCCAACGAGGCGGGCATCCGCGTGGCCGCGGTCGGCCCCGGCAGCATCGCCGACACGCACGAGGTGCAAGGCCTGCTGACCCCGGCCGAGGGCGCCCAGGCGCAGGCCACGGCGCGCTTCCCGGGCCCGGTGCGCAGCCTGCGCGCCAACGTCGGCGACCGCGTGCGCGCGGGCCAGGCGCTGGCCACGGTGGAAAGCAATCTGAGCCTGACCACCTACACCGTGGTCGCGCCGATCACCGGCACGGTGCTGGCGCGCAACGCCAGCGTCGGCAGCGCGGCCGGCGAAGGCCAGGCGCTGTTCGAGATCGCCGACCTGTCCACGCTGTGGGTGGACCTGCACATCTTCGGCGCCGACGCCGGCCACATCGCCGCCGGCGCGCCGGTGACGGTGACCCGGATCAGCGACGGCGCGATCGCCCAGACCACGCTCGAGCGCGTGCTGCCGGGCACCGCCACCGCCAGCCAGAGCACGGTGGCGCGCGCGCTGCTGCGCAACGACGACGGCCTGTGGCGGCCGGGTTCGGCGGTGAAGGCGCAGGTGACGGTGGCGCAGCAGCCGGCCGAACTGGTGGTCGCGGCGACGGCCGTGCAGACCTTGCGCGAGCAGGAGGTGGTGTTCGTGCGCGTCGGCGACGCCTACGAGGCGCGGCCGGTGCGGATCGGCGCGCGCGATGCGCGCCAGGTGCAGGTGCTGTCCGGGCTGCAGGCCGGCGACATGGTGGTGGTGGAGCAGAGCTACCTGGTCAAGGCAGACATCGAGAAGTCGGGGGCGGCGCATGAGCATTGA